GCGGCGACGGCCGCCGGGGCGGCGGCACCGGCGAGGGCGAGCCCGAGCGCTCCGGCCACGAGGGTCCGGGTCATCTTCGTGATCATGGCGGGAAGCCTGGAGTGCGGCGGGGTGAAGGGCAACCAGGCTCACCCTGTCGGGGATCACGCATGCGGGTGGTGGCGCGGGGTCCGGCGAGCACCCGCCGCACGTCTAGCCGCGGGCACCTCTCCGGCGCAACCACTCCGAGAACGCGGCGAGCGCGGGCTCCGGATCGGACCGCCCGAAGCCGATGCGGAAACGGTCGACAGGAGTCGGGGTGAGCTCCGAGGCGAAGATGGTGGAGGGCACCAGCAGCACGCCGGTCTCCTCGACGAGCCGACCGCAGAACTGCTCGATCTCTTCCCCGCCAAGGTATCGCGGGAACGCGACGCAACCGCCGTCCGGCGCGGACCACTCGAAGAGCCCGGCGAACTCCGCGAAGAAGTCCCCGAAGATCCGGAGGTTCTTCGTCACCAACTCCCGGTTCCTGGCCAGCAGACGATCGCGGGCCTTGATGGCGATGCGGGCGAGCACCTCGCTCGGCGCGCTGGTGCAGATCGTCGTGTAGTGCTTGGCGAGCTCCAGCCGGGCGAGGATGTCCTTGTCCCGGCAGGCGATCCAGCCGACGCGCAAGCCCGGCAGGCCGAGCGCCTTCGAGGTCACGCCGAGGGAGATCGCGCGCGGCGACAGGTCCGCCGCCTGCGCCAGGGTGCGCGCCGGGTCGAGTTCCAGTCCACGGTGGACCTCATCGCTGAACAGCACGATGCCCCGCTCGTCGCACATCCGGACCACTGCGGCGAAGTCCTTGTGCGACAACAACTTCCCGGTCGGGTTGTTGGGGAAGTTGACGTACACCACGCGGGTGTTCGGCCGCAGCGCGGCGGTCAGCTCGTCGAGGTCGAGCGCCCAGTCCCGCTCAGGGCGCAGAGCCACACCCGTGACCTCGCACAGCGACAGCGCGATCGTCTCGGCCGACTGGTAGCACGGCGTCACGACGACGGCGTGGTCCTCGGGGCCGAGCAGCACCTGGAGCCCGAGCAGCACGCCCTCCTGCGCACCGGCGAAGGTGATCACGTCCTCGGCGTCCACCTGCTCGAAGGTGTCCGCGATCGCCTTGCGCAGCAACGGGTCCCCGAACGTCTGCGTGTAGCCGAGGTCCAGGTTTTCCCACGCGGCGCGGTCCTCATCGTCGGCCATCGCGACCAGATCGGCCATCGACGTGGTCTGCGCGTCGGAGGCGCTGAGGTGGTAGCGGGCGGTGAACTCCCACTTCGAGAAGAACGCTTCGAGCTTGAAGGCGGGCAACGTGGTCACGGCTTCTCCCCACGAACTTCGGCCAGCAGGGCGTAGACGGTGGAACGGGACACCTTCAGCGCCCGCGCGACCTCGGGTGCGGCACGACGGACGGCGAAGACCCCCGCGCTGTCCAGTTCGGACAGAACGGCGACGCGGTCGGATTTGCCCCACCGGTCCACCGGGCCGCGCAGCCGCACCGCCGAGCCCACGGCCTGGTTCACGCGGTCGAACCAGTCGTGCTCGAACAACGGCTCCGGCCTCAGCGCCACCGGCGCGGCGAAGGCGGACAGCAGCGCGGCGGCCTGCTCGAACGGCCCGCGGTCGAGGTTGACGCACAGCACCGCGTCCGGATCGCGCAGGATCGCGGTCACCGACGTCAGCGCCCGCCCGTCGGCGAGCACCTTGGGGTACGGCCCGAGCACCCCGTCCGTCCCGGGCTCCACCTCGTCCAGCTCCCCGAGCAGCGACGGGTCCCCCGCCGCACGCCCGGAGAACGGGTTCCACACGGCGAGCACCACGTCCTCGGCCGGATCGTGCAGCACCACCTCGGCGTGAGGGCTCAGCAACGCGGCGACCGCCGCGCACACCGGCCCGTACCGCTCCACCCGCTCGTCCATTGCCTGGACACTACGTCCAGATCAGACACTTTGTCCATACAGCGCGTGTATCGGCGGTGGACCGGCCGCACGCACAGTGTCTTCGCGGGTGGACAACGGTTCACCGAAACCGACGACTGGGGACGACCATGAACACGAAGACGCGCGTCATCGCCGGAACCCTCGCCCTCGCGGCCTGCCTCGGAGCGTGGACGCCGCTGGCGAACGCCGCCACGCCCGCTCCGGCCGCTGCGCCCGCCACGGTCGAGGTCGGCACCGAGGGCATCGGCACGGCGATCAGGGCGATCATCACGTTGCTGAAGAAGAAGGGCCCGAATGTCTGGAACGCCTGCGTATCGGCCGTTCGCGCTGGCTGGGCGGCGTTCAAGAAGTGGTACGACGACCTGCCGTGGGTGGTGAAGGCCGCCATCCGCGCGGTGTCCCCGGGCCTGACGGTCTACGAGATCTACCAGGGGCTGCGCGAGGCCATCGGCTAGGCCGCACTAGAGCGTGGCGGTGGCGGTGGGCAGGTCGACGCGGACCGCCAGCCCACCGCCCACCACGGGCTCGGCCTGGACGTCGCCACCGTGCGCGTTGACCACCGCGCGGACGATGGACAGGCCGAGGCCGGCCCCGTGCTTGGCGGTCCTGGCCACTCCGCCGCGGCGGAAGGGCTCGAACAGCTCCGGGATCTGCGCCGGGGGCAGTTCGGGACCGGAGGAGGACACGGCCAGCCGGATGCGGCCGTCGCACTCGCCGACCGAGACCTTGATCCACCCGCCGTCGACGTTGTGCCGGACCGCGTTCTCCAGCAGGTTCCCGGCGACGCGCTCCAGCAGCGCCGGATCGCCGACCACCAGCTCCGGACGGGTGTCCATGGTGACGTCGAGGCCGCGCTGCGCCGCCTCCGCGCGGACCGCGTGCCAGGCGCTGGTGACCAGCACGGTCAGGTCGACCGCCTCGCGCACGGCCAGCCCGCCGCCGTCGGTGCGGGCGAGCAGCAGCAGACCCTCGACCAGCTGCTCCGCGCGCAGCGTCGCCTGGCGGACCACCCCGGCCATCCGGCGCAGTTCCTCGGTGTCGGCGCTCGGGTCGGACAGCGTCACGTCCAGCTCCGTGCGCACCACGGCCAGCGGCGTCCGCAGTTCGTGCGAGGCGTTGGCAACGAAGCGCCGCTGCGCCTCGAAGGACGCCTGGAGCCGGTCCAGCATCTCGTCGAAGGTGTCGGCGAGATCGGCGACCTCGTCACGCGGACCGGTCAGCTCGATGCGCTCCCCGAGCGACTCCGCGGACAGCCGCCGGGCCGCGTGGGTGACCTCGTGGAGCGGCCGGAGCACGCGGTCGCTGACCGTCCACACGAGCAGGGCCGTCGCCGCGACCACGCACAGGAACGCCATCACCCCGGCGTCGAGGACTTCCTCACGGGCGCGGTCGCGCAGCAGCGCGGAGAACTGCTCGGCGTCCAGCTCGGTGCCCTGCACCGTGACCGTGGAGCCCGCGGGCAGGCTCGGCGCGGCGCCGACGACGTTGCCCACCAGCATCCAGCCCAGCCACAGCAGCAGCGCGCTGACGCCTGCCACGAGGACCGTGGCGAGCAGGGTGAGCCGGACCCGCAGTCCTGGACCTCGACGACGCATGACCTCTCTCAGCCTCACCGCGCGGGGGTGTGACCGCCTTCAAGTCCCACCGACCCCGACCGGCCCCGGTCCTCGCCCGGGTTCGCCGTCGTCGGCGACCGCGGGGTGCGCCGTACTTGAAGACACCCGGACCCGGTGACCGGCCCGGTCACCGCGCCTGGTCGTGGCCGGTGGCCCCCGCCGCCTGGGCCGCGTCCGGCACCCGGTAGCCGGAGCCGACCACGGTGTCGATGATGCCAGGCTCGCCGAGCTTCTTGCGCAGGGTCATCACGGTCACCCGCACCGTCGTGGTGAACGGGTCGGCGTTCTCGTCCCAGACCCGCTCCAGCAGTTCCTCGCTGCTGACCACCTTGCCGCCCGCCGAGAGCAGCACCTCCAGCACGCCGAACTCCTTGCGGGTCAGCTCGATCGGCTTGCCGGAGCGGGTGATGCGGCGCTTGGCCGGGTCCAGCACGAGGTCGCCCGCGGTGAGCACCGGCGGCGTCGCCGGGGTGGCGCGGCGGCCCAGCGCCCGCACCCGCGCGACCAGCTCCGGGAAGGCGAAGGGCTTGGCGAGGTAGTCGTCCGCACCGAGGGACAGCCCGGCGACGCGGTCCTCCACCGCCCCGCTCGCGGTGAGCATCAGCACGCGGCTCAGCGCGTCGGAGCCCACGATCACCCGGCACAGCTCGTCGCCGGACATGCCCGGCAGGTCGCGGTCGAGCACCACGACGTCGTAGCGGGTGACGCTGACCTTCTCGTGACCGGACTCACCGTCGTAGGCGACATCGACCGCCATGCCCTCGCGGCGCAGTCCGCGCGCGATCGCGTCGGCAAGCGGTTGTTCGTCCTCTACCACCAGGATTCGCACGCCGTCCACGGTGCCACAGGTCCGACCACAGAGGACCGCCCGGAGCTTCGAATTCGAACCTCCGGGCGGACTTCTCATGACTTCTTCAGTTTCGGCACCGGGATCTCGGCGTCCTCGGGCACGTACTCCGACGCCCACTCGGTGACCTTGCGGGCGACGTCCTGCGCGGTGAGGCCGAGCTCGGCGAGGACCTGGTCGCGCGAGGCGTGGTCGAGGAACCTGTTGGGAATGGCCAGATCCCGCATGGGCATGACCAGTCCGGCGTCGCGCATCGCGGCGGCCAGCGCCCAGCCGAAGCCACCGTGGCGGCCGCAGTCCTCGACCGTGACCACCATCCGGTGCTCCGCGGCCAGCTCGACCAGCTCCTCCGGGACCGGGGTCACCCAGCGCGGGTCGACCACGGTCACACCGATGCCCTGGTCGGACAGCCTGCGCGCGGCGTCCACCGCCAGCTCGCCGAAGGCGCCCACCGCGACCAGCAGCACGTCGTCGCCCTCGTCGGCGGACGGGCGGTGCAGCACGTCGACGACACCCCGGCGCTCGAGTGCCGGGACCTCCTGGATCACCGCGCCCTTGGGGTAGCGCAGCACGGTGGGCGCGTCCTTCACCTGGACCGCCTCGCGCAGCTGCTCCCGCAGGCTCACCGCGTCGCGCGGCACCGCGATCCGGATGCCCGGGATCACGCCGAGGATGGACAGGTCCCACATGCCGTTGTGGCTGGGGCCGTCCGAGCCGGTGACGCCCGCGCGGTCGAGCACCACGGTGACGCCCTGCTTGTGCAGCGCCACGTCCATCAGCAGCTGGTCGAAGGCGCGGTTGAGGAACGTCGAGTACACCGCGAAGACCGGGTGCACGCCGCCCATGGCCAGGCCGGCGGCGGAGGTCATCGCGTGCTGCTCGGCGATGCCCACGTCGTAGCAGCGCGTGGGGAAGGCCTGCGCGAACTTCTCCAGCCCGGTCGGGCCGAGCATGGCCGCGGTGATCGCCACCACGTCCTCGCGCTCCGCTCCGATCCGGACGATCTCGTCGGCGAACACCGAGGTCCAGCCGGGCTTGGCGACCTTGGTGGGCTGGCCGGTCGCCGGGTCGATCACGTCGATGGCGTGCATCTGCTCGGCCTCGTGGTTCTCGGCGTGCGCGTAGCCCATGCCCTTGCGGGTCACCGCGTGCACGATCACCGGGCCGCCGAAGGCCTTCGCCCGCTCCAGCGCCGCCTCCATGGCGACGATGTCGTGCCCGTTGACCGGGCCGAAGTACTTCAGTCCGAGGTCCTCGAACATCACCTGCGGGCTGAGCGCGTCCTTGATGCCGCGCTTGGCCGCGTGCAGCGCCGCGTACACCGGCTTGCCGACCACCGGCATGTTCTGCAGCGTGCGCTTGCCGTCCTCCAGCAGCTTCTCGTAGCCGGGGCGCAGCCGCAGGGTCGCCATGTGGTCGGCGAACCCGCCGATGGTCGGCGAGTACGAGCGGCCGTTGTCGTTGACGATGATCACCACGGGCCGGGTCTTGTCCCCGGCGATGTTGTTCAGCGCCTCCCAGCACATGCCGCCGGTGAGCGCGCCGTCGCCGACGACGGCCACCACGTGCCTGCGGGTGTCGCGCAGCTGGAACGCCTTGGCCAGGCCGTCGGCGTAGGACAGCACGGTGGAGGCGTGGCTGTTCTCGATGAAGTCGTGCTCGCTCTCGGCCCGCGACGGGTAGCCGGACAGGCCGCCCTTCTGCCGCAGCGCGCCGAAGTCCTGCCGCCCGGTGACGATCTTGTGCACGTAGGACTGGTGCCCGGTGTCGAACAGGATCGGGTCGTGCGGCGAGTCGAAGACGCGGTGCGCGGCCAGAGTCAGCTCCACGGCGCCCAGGTTCGGGCCGAGGTGGCCGCCGGTGCGGGAGACCTTGTCGACCAGGAAGGCCCGGATCTCCTCGGCGAGCGTCACCATCTCGTCGTGGGTCAGCCGTTTCAGATCAGCGGGTCCGCGCACGGAGTCGAGCAGCGTCACCGTTTCCCTCCTCCTGCCGTTGTCTTCCCGGCGCCATGTCCTGCGCGCCGACGGCAAGTCTACGGAGATGCGCGCGAATGCCTTCGGCCGATCGGGCGGCATTGGCGACTGGAGGGCTGATCTGCGGAAACCGCTCGCGGATATCTCCGGAGACCTCCCCATCGGCGCAGTTCACGTGATGGGGAACACAGCCGGACCGTATTCGGGACGGGCTCGGCCCCGATGCGCTGGGTGAATGCATCGGGGCCGATTTCACACGATCCGGCGTTTCAGCAGAGCCAATCGAGCACAACCGCCGCCGTCCAGGATTGGTCGAAGCTACCCAGCGGTTCCCCGGTCAGCGGATGGTAGTACTCGGCGAAGGCCCCGTCCGAGCACAGCCGCAGGCCCTCGACGCGGTGCCGCTCGGCCCGCTCCGCCCAGCCCCGCCGGGCGAAGGACCAGCCGAACAGCCAGCCCATCACCGGCCACTGCGGGCCGCGCCAGTACTGCCGCGGGCGGAAGGCGTCGTCGGCCGGCGAGGTGGAGGGCACCAGGGCCGCGGTCAGCTCCGGGTTCCCGCACCAGTCCGGTCCGTCCAAAATGGACAGAAGGGCGCGCTCGGCGGCGCGGTCGAGCCCGCCGCACAGCAGCGGGGCGAACCCGGCGATGGTGCGGGTGCCGATCCACGCCCCGGAGCGGAAGTCCCGGTCCCGCGCCAGGCCGGTCGCCGGGTCCACGGTGGCCGCGACGGCGGCGCGGGAGCGCCTCGCCCAGCCCCGCAGCGCCGCGATCTGCGTCGCCGGTTCGCCGAACTCCTCGCCGAGTTCGGCGAGCACGTCGCAGGCCACGGCGAAGATCGCGGTCAGGAACACGTCGCCGACCAGGAAGCTGGAGGTGGCCACGACCCGGTCGGGGTCGTAGCCGACCCGGCGCATCTCCTCGACCAGCCACAGGTAGCGGTCGTATTCCGCGTCCGAGGGCCGCATCCCGGCGTCGGCGACCAGCCGCAGGTCCCGCCGCACGTACGGCGGCAGGTCCGCGCCCGGCCGCACGCCCGCGTAGGCGGAGTCCCAGCGCGGCGAGTTGTCCATCCCGGACTCCCAGCCGTGCACCACCGCGAGCAGGCCCTCGCCGCCCGGGTCGCGGTGCTCGGCCAGCCAGCGGTGCCAGGCGTAGAGCTTCGGCCAGGACCGGCGCACGAAGCCCTCGGCCTCGCCCCGGTCCACCGCGCCGCCGCGGCGGGCGATCTCCAGCAGCCGCCCGACCGCGATGGCGTGCACCGGCGGCTGGCAGATACCGGAGGTCAGCGGATCGCGCGGGGCGTGCTTGCTGAGCTCGTGGGTGCCCCAGCGGTCCGGGCCGGGGAAGTACTCGTCGGCGCCGTCCTCGGTGAAGACGATGTGCGGCAGCATCCCGCCGCTCCACTGCGCGGCGAACAGGGTGTCCAGCTCGGCGACCGCGCGCCCGACGTCCAGGTGCGCGAGGCCGATCGAGATGAACGCCGCGTCCCAGCTCCACATGTGCGGGTACAGCCGGGGTGCCGCGGTGACCAGCGAGCCGGTGTCGTTGCCGCGCAACACGTACGCGGCTCGGGCGGCGAGCAGGTTGGGCGGCGGTTCCCGGCGGTCGGTCCGCGCGGTGGTGCGGTGGGCGGCCGGTGAAACAACGGTCACGAGGTCTCCAGCAGAAGGTGTGTTTCCGGGTCGTACCAGTGGCACTGGTCCGCGGGCAGGCTCAGCCGCAGGCGATCGCCCGCCTCCGCGCGGAAGCTCGGCGGCGCCTGCACCTTGAGCTGGTGCCCGGCCAGCGCGACCGTCAGCAGCACGGAGGACCCCAGGGGTTCGAAGACCTCCAGTTCGGCCGTGAGGCCTTCGGAGTGATGTGGAAAGTCAACCCCGAAGGCCTCCGGCCGGACGCCCAGGCGGAGTTGGCGGCCGGAGAATCCGCTCAGGGCGTCCGGGACGGGCACGCTGTGCGCGCCGAGGTCGAGCCGGAGACCGCCATCGCCGCCCGCGACGACGGTCCCGGTGAGGAAGTTCATCGGCGGGCTGCCGATGAAACCACCGACGAACTCCTCGGCTGGAAGGTCGTAGACGGTGGTCGGCGCGTCGCACTGGGCGATCCGGCCCTGGCGCATCACCGCGACGCGGTCGCCCAGCGACAGCGCCTCCACCTGGTCGTGGGTCACGTAGAGCGTGGTGGTGCCCAGCTCCGCGACGAGCTTCTTCAGCTCGGCACGGAAGGACAGCCGCAGCAGGGCGTCCAAATTGGACAGCGGCTCGTCCATCAGCAGGACCTCGGCGTCCATCACGATGGCCCTGGCGACCGCGACGCGCTGGCGCTGGCCGCCGGAGAGCTTGGCCGGGTAGCGGTCCAGGTACGGGGTGAGCTGGAGCAGGTCCGCCGCCCAGGCCACCTTCCGCTTGATCTCGTCGGGGTCCACACCGCGCATCCGCAGCCCGAACCCGATGTTGTCGCCGACCTTGCGGTGCGGGAACACCGCGTAGGACTGGAACACCATGGACAGGTTGCGCCTGCGCGGCTCCAGGTACGTGACGTCCCTGCCGCCGATGACGACCTGCCCGTCGTCGGGCAGCTCCAGGCCCGCGACCATGCGCAGCAGCGTGGTCTTGCCGCAGCCGGACGGGCCGAGCAGCACCATGAACTCACCGTCGGCGACGTGCAGGCTGACGTCGTCGGTGGCCCTGGTGGTGCCGCCGGGGTAGGTCTTGACCAGGTTGTGCAGTTCGATCTCGGCCATCGTGTGCTCTCGTCTCGGTGGGTCGGGCGCCCGGCTCAGCGCAGGGTGGTTCCCCACATGTTCAGCAGGTAGCGGCGCATCACGGCGATGAACAGCAGCGCGGGCAGGACCAGCACGAAACCGCCTGCGAAGCGGTAGGCGTTGGGCGAGTCCGCCAGCGAGGACAGCACCTGCGCGGGCAGGGTCCGGTGCCCCAGCGTCAGCACGGTCGCGCCGAGGACCTCGTTCCAGGACAACACGAAGGTGAACACCGAGGACGCGGCGAGCCCCGGCAGCGCCATGGGCAGCACGACGCGGCGCATCGCCTGTCCCGGGGTGCAGCCGAAGATCAGCGCGGCCTCCTCGACGTCCTTGGGGACGCCGACGAAGATGCTGGCGGTGATCAGGATCGTCGTCGGCAGCGCGAGCGCGGTGTGCACCAGCGTGACGGCGAAGACCGTGTCGTCGATGCCCACCCGGAGGAACATGGTGGCCAGCGGCACCGACAGCACGACGATCGGCAACGCGCGGACCAGCAGGATGAGCACCTGGTAGGCGTCGCGACCGCGGAAGGCGAAGCGGGAGACGGCATAGCCCGCCGGAGCGCCGAGCAGCAGCGACAGCACCACCGTGTACACCCCGGCCAGCACGGAGTTGCCGAACGCGGGCACCACCCCGGCGCCGCCGACGAAGCCCGCGATGCTCTCGGTGGAGAACTCGCTGGGCAGCAACGGTTTCGGGAACTCGGTGAGCGCGGCGCGGGAGGACAGCGCGGACAGCGCGATCAGCACGATCGGCAGCAGCATGAACGCCGAGATCGCGATGCAGGCGAGCTGGACCAGCACCCGCTGCCGCTTGCGCCTGCGCAGCGGGGCGAGGTCGACGGCCGGACGCGTCATCGGGGGCCTCCCGCCGAGGGCTGGCGCAACGCGCGCATGTAGAGGATCGCGGTCCCGAGCGAGAGCGCGAGGATCACCAGCGCGACCGCGCTCGCCACCGCCGGGTTCTGCAGGTTGACGTACCACTGGTAGGTCTCGCCCACCAGCAACGGGAAGTTGCGCCCGGTGAGCGCCTGGGCCACCGCGAACGCCTGCAGCGCGAGGATCGTCCGCAGGATGAGCGCGACCTGCAGGCTCGGCTTGAGCAGGGGCAGCGTGACGTACCGCAGCCGCTGCCACGCCGAGGCGCCGAAGACCTGGGCGGCCTCGTCGTAGTCCGGCGGCATCATCTGCACGCCCGCGACCACGATCACGAAGACCATCGACGTGGCCCGCCAGATCTCCGCCACCACGACCGCGAGCAGCATCGTGGTGGGGTTGTCGTAGTTCAGCCAGGCGATGCCGTTCTCCGACAGGCCCAGACCGATGAGCAGGGAGTTCAGGTAGCCGCGGTCGGCGAAGACGGTCAGCCACACCAGGCCGGCCGCGAGGTCGGAGATGGCCAGCGGGATGGCCCAGATGTAGAAGTGCAGCCCGCCGAACCTCGGCTTGGACTGGATCAGCAGCGTCATGCCGACCGCGAGCACGAGCTGGATCGGCACGACGATCACGATCAGCAGCAGGGTGTTCAGCAGCGCCTCGGTGAAGTACGGGTCGCCGAAGAGCCGTTCCCAGTTCGCCAGCGTGAAGGCCCCGCCCTCGCCCTGGAACGCGGCGAGCACGCCCTGCACCAGCGGCCAGCCGAACAGCAGCACCAGCAGCACGGTGGACGGGGCGAGCAACAACCACGGCGACATCCCCAGCCGCTTCGGTGCCTTCTCCACCGGTGTGCGCACAGCCGTGGTCATCTCACCTCACCTCGCAGATGCCGGTACCGCGCGGATCCGGTGCCCAGCAAGCAACCTTGGCGTCGGCGAGCAGCTGGTTGATCACGCGCGCCTGTGCGTCCACCGTGGACCGAGCGTTGCCACCCTTGAGCACGATCGTCTCGAAGCAGTCGCGGAAGACCTTGCTCAGCTCGCCCTCCCTGCTGCCGAGCCCGACCGGGGGCAGCGACAGCAGCGCGGCCTTGGACTCCCGCTGCCGGGCGACCGCGCCCGCCTCCATCCGGATCGCGGCAGGCAGGTCGTCCGGGATGGAGGTGCGCACCGTCGGGAAGAAGGCGTTGGCGCGCAACAGATCGACCTGCGTCTCGGCCTTGCTCAGCGCCGCGATCAGCCGCCGTGCCCGATCCTGGTCGGGCGCGCCCTTGGGAATGGCCAGCCCGGTCAGCACGGCCATGTACCCGCGCCCCTTCGGCCCGCGCGGGGCGGGCATCATCCGCCACTTGTCCGGTTCCCGCCTGGGCACGTTGACCAGCCGGGCGACGTGGTCCCACCCCATGGTGACCTCACCGGCCTCCATGGGCTCCTGCATCTGGGCGTAGTTGGTGCTGGCGGGCGCGCAGTTGCGCCACAGCTCGCGCATGTACTCCCAGGCGGTGACCGCCTCGGGGGAGCGGAACGTGGTGACCTGGCCACCGGTGAACGACGGCAGCAGGTAGCCCTGGAAGAACCGGTGCAGCAGCCCCTTCGGCCCGCCGGGCAGCCCCAGCGCGGGCCGGTTGCCGTTGGCGCGCCGCGCCGCGATCGCCCAGTCCAGCAGCTGGTCGTAGGTGAGGTCCTCCGCGTCGGCCCCCGGGGGCAGGTGCGCCAGCGCGTCCACGTGCGCGGCCAGCACGTAGCTCGCCTGCGCCCACGGCACGTACCAGGTCCGGTTCGTGCCCGCCCGTGCCAGCTCCAGGTACTCCGGCGGCCAGCCCAGCGAGCTGAAGTCGGAGACGATGTCGGTCAGGTCCTCGAGGTGGCTCGGCGCGAGCGGGGCGAGGTCGCCGTGCAGCCCGCCGATCACGCTCGCCCGGACCGCGCCCGCCTCGACCTGGCTGCGGACCTGGGTGACGAAGGGGCCCGGGTCGCTGGTGACGTAGCCGACGTCGCCGTCGAAGGCTTTGCGCAGCAAGGCGCGGAAGCGCTCCGCCTCGTCGAGCGGGGTGAACTGCGTCGACAGGAACGTCAGCCCCGACGTGCCGGAGGTGGCGAACCCGGTACAGCCGCCGAGCAGTGACGCGGTCCCCGTGACGAGCGCTCCGCGCAGCAGTGCCCGGCGGGACAGCCGGCCTGGTCCGGCCACAGTCACCTCCTTGTGACTCGTTCGCACCACTTCCGTCTAGATGCTAGACATAAGTGCGGGTGGCTCAAGATAGGTGGTGTGCAGGTCGACGTCAACGCCGCGGACAAGTTCCCAACGGGACCCGCCTCCCCCGGGCAGGTCCTGGAGACGCTGCGCAGGGGCGGCCCGATGACCCGGCAGGAGCTGCAGGCCAGGGTCGGGCTCTCGCGCGCCACCATGGTGGAACGGCTGGACGCGCTCGGCAGGCTGAGGCTGCTGCGCACCGTGGGCCACCAGGCCTCCAGCGGCGGTCGGCGGGCCGAACTGCTCGCCGCGGACGAGACCGGCCGCTGCGCCGTGGTCGCCGACATCGGCGTGAGCCACCTGACCGTCGCCGTCGCCGACCTCACCGCGAGCGTGCTCACGTGCCGCCGGGAACGCGTGCCCACGCGCCAGGAACCGGTCACCGTGCTGCGCCGCGTGCTGGAGCTGAGCCGGGAACTGC
The window above is part of the Allokutzneria albata genome. Proteins encoded here:
- a CDS encoding ABC transporter substrate-binding protein; translation: MAGPGRLSRRALLRGALVTGTASLLGGCTGFATSGTSGLTFLSTQFTPLDEAERFRALLRKAFDGDVGYVTSDPGPFVTQVRSQVEAGAVRASVIGGLHGDLAPLAPSHLEDLTDIVSDFSSLGWPPEYLELARAGTNRTWYVPWAQASYVLAAHVDALAHLPPGADAEDLTYDQLLDWAIAARRANGNRPALGLPGGPKGLLHRFFQGYLLPSFTGGQVTTFRSPEAVTAWEYMRELWRNCAPASTNYAQMQEPMEAGEVTMGWDHVARLVNVPRREPDKWRMMPAPRGPKGRGYMAVLTGLAIPKGAPDQDRARRLIAALSKAETQVDLLRANAFFPTVRTSIPDDLPAAIRMEAGAVARQRESKAALLSLPPVGLGSREGELSKVFRDCFETIVLKGGNARSTVDAQARVINQLLADAKVACWAPDPRGTGICEVR
- a CDS encoding carbohydrate ABC transporter permease, coding for MTTAVRTPVEKAPKRLGMSPWLLLAPSTVLLVLLFGWPLVQGVLAAFQGEGGAFTLANWERLFGDPYFTEALLNTLLLIVIVVPIQLVLAVGMTLLIQSKPRFGGLHFYIWAIPLAISDLAAGLVWLTVFADRGYLNSLLIGLGLSENGIAWLNYDNPTTMLLAVVVAEIWRATSMVFVIVVAGVQMMPPDYDEAAQVFGASAWQRLRYVTLPLLKPSLQVALILRTILALQAFAVAQALTGRNFPLLVGETYQWYVNLQNPAVASAVALVILALSLGTAILYMRALRQPSAGGPR
- a CDS encoding carbohydrate ABC transporter permease; this translates as MTRPAVDLAPLRRRKRQRVLVQLACIAISAFMLLPIVLIALSALSSRAALTEFPKPLLPSEFSTESIAGFVGGAGVVPAFGNSVLAGVYTVVLSLLLGAPAGYAVSRFAFRGRDAYQVLILLVRALPIVVLSVPLATMFLRVGIDDTVFAVTLVHTALALPTTILITASIFVGVPKDVEEAALIFGCTPGQAMRRVVLPMALPGLAASSVFTFVLSWNEVLGATVLTLGHRTLPAQVLSSLADSPNAYRFAGGFVLVLPALLFIAVMRRYLLNMWGTTLR